Proteins encoded by one window of Bactrocera oleae isolate idBacOlea1 chromosome 4, idBacOlea1, whole genome shotgun sequence:
- the LOC106627327 gene encoding mucin-2 yields MTRQQQTFNTPTGALIACFCVCLFAHAQAAEKWSRQLEPTSPGVSDSFDWVPLAQPVDSATAKDRSSNGRVLTYSQAFPPNGRFGDLPKPHNPPASQQQSFDFPYQFQRFVNQPHARPQLGSPFGAPPLKASALQAGEPTSQSFFKFEMPFRPDGGNRAAGATGPSSLQTGYQIQHTFGGGGAQATLFSSPLYNQQPVFPPEFHPIPQKPIQQPLQKPLPQQNYIEDSFPAKNIYRESKPNPTQQSLQSVTPQVFPAEPQVEQFYDLNKPQSDYNAQIPSYQQPESLPTAPFQHSAPTAPALTPNSNAGNPQDVQLLYVPYDTLYNQQKPESQAFEVNKYNVNPSLPTVNPYQINQFYTQDSLGSLDQQNYFTSTPSTSTRRPKTTTLKPKTIFQNYVNPQQQLTTPRPKPKAHQPPLAMFLVRNSARPTQADVVAALRHSNTIAVVDAPTKKIPEIFVGPAGMSTPEGYAKFELPYLSQLAQTRELREIPFFVAPLSYRTPSGFNKILLPEPHVGSIVINIAKSNSGTQEIVSQPAKPSVVYSQNDINQYQPPQPTQRVRPQRVKQPSTTKDYYPALNEPVQKQRDQFEVTTQRATLAPTRGNKFNYFYEQDAIREVNSPKVTKLDRPKKKRPQHIVQQQQQQQPIEQPAFTQTINNPYAQFQPAPNQIINDDIYKIQPNRPAPSTSTSTSTTTTTTSTTSTTAAPAHTFFTYNPNGQVDYQHANGPLYSFGTIPKEPVEEQLPRYTTRPPTSTTPEEEYRMKQYFRQQDAFRNRPQLVNPTNPPFEQVQYTPVDVDYERDVNVPSTTHKTTSTTKQRITFYSPSQSAISGPEDAYNIVSPQRPDVLELQREKDVQTELKPHRQQVSDQRPAYNQNEIPDSTIEYEPNPYHVPSELPPLTPNLPGLVNNLQEKDKQNAIGELATTTPNEPEPEPEQPTRPTRRPLNRVRKPLVSKVTSSVSYSETETSTKRPAQRVRRPFGSRATASTTTSSDAEGEITPTTRRPSSAARNPLIRNPNRIRYQPTQEERQSLRTKQRKKYGESGKAEDLEYQRDVLNQNYPIIKPLSSRKPSSPTAIPSSYATNYGSEAPTSETQQVYTVTPSNTVETNEQTFPAGMLEPMQIAQQYSQYTKDNFGPGYFPNQEDLSPTEPIIRNEINPVFTTLPSTTSTTTAAPTTTTEEPLVTTRRSPFIRRNYPRLRTTTTEPPTTTTPETETKTSLRPRIPPRKVIRVRARTRRPQILSSTTSIPEDEAEVEEPKNNFRKINRFNHDLYENEASPPQRRRQRPNFQLDGQESQWSPALKFGSNHHFKPTNPKEQNKENEHKFEEEPEIVTIGPDDNKKADNFEVNVSASFGETKPSLMGPNLKPEKSFAELLEEVMGKAPEEKPLESVEETTQRTTDGTFFESQKTTIFNRVNRRNKFKKLRLPTTQNSESFETAESQGLGSQLYNSLYGKEKSTDEIVKELKTTTPLTPVPTTFTTTTNDPLSTMNTNEPTTSEPLEVTSFATTLAMDDDLERSTIIPTGNEDESATAESATRRMDEVVDDLESQPSIFSEVKRQLHDLFAIDESEDHAVTAALAAVGKRRQEYMNIKRTKADTTTQAMNAVTEEATEPTLSATAVKTPADDQAKMNLMDKVVYATSTSMKVTSETEICYRGRCIRSEDLPANHKLN; encoded by the exons ATGACCCGACAACAACAAACGTTTAACACTCCAACCGGCGCGCTTATCGCTTGCTTTTGTGTGTGCTTGTTTGCGCATGCGCAGGCAGCTGAAAAATGGTCACGTCAATTGGAACCGACTTCACCCGGCGTCTCCGATTCTTTTGACTGGGTGCCACTCGCGCAACCTGTGGATAGCGCGACTGCTAAGGATCGCTCATCGAATGGGCGTGTGCTCACCTACTCGCAGGCTTTTCCACCAAATGGCCGCTTTGGTGATTTGCCAAAGCCGCATAATCCACCAGCGTCGCAACAGCAGTCATTCGATTTTCCATATCAATTTCAGCGTTTCGTAAATCAGCCACATGCGCGTCCACAACTCGGTTCGCCTTTCGGCGCGCCACCGCTAAAGGCATCCGCACTACAAGCTGGCGAACCAACTTCACAGTCTTTCTTCAAATTTGAAATGCCTTTCCGTCCAGATGGTGGTAATCGTGCAGCCGGTGCCACAGGACCAAGTTCATTGCAGACCGGCTATCAGATACAACACACCTTTGGTGGTGGTGGCGCACAAGCTACACTCTTCAGTTCACCATTATACAACCAGCAACCGGTCTTCCCACCAGAATTCCACCCAATACCACAGAAACCCATTCAGCAACCTTTGCAAAAACCATTGCCACAGCAGAATTACATCGAAGACAGCTTCCCAGCTAAGAATATTTATCGTGAGTCTAAACCGAATCCAACACAGCAATCTTTGCAAAGCGTAACACCACAAGTATTCCCTGCCGAACCACAAGTGGAGCAATTTTACGATTTGAATAAACCGCAATCCGACTACAATGCACAAATACCTTCGTACCAACAACCGGAAAGCTTACCAACTGCGCCCTTCCAGCATAGCGCGCCGACTGCACCCGCCTTGACGCCTAACAGCAATGCTGGCAATCCACAAGACGTACAGTTGTTGTATGTGCCATATGACACCCTCTATAATCAGCAAAAACCCGAGTCGCAAGCTTTCGAAGTGAACAAATATAATGTGAATCCCTCATTGCCCACGGTTAATCCATACCAAATCAATCAGTTTTACACGCAAGACTCGCTTGGTTCGCTGGATCAACAGAACTATTTTACATCAACACCCAGTACGAGCACGAGGCGCCCCAAGACCACCACTCTCAAACCAAAAACTATTTTCCAGAATTATGTTAATCCTCAACAGCAATTAACAACACCACGTCCGAAACCGAAAGCACATCAGCCACCGCTCGCCATGTTCTTGGTACGTAACTCAGCGCGCCCCACACAAGCGGATGTTGTCGCAGCGCTACGTCATTCCAACACAATCGCTGTTGTGGATGCACCCACCAAGAAGATACCAGAGATATTTGTCGGTCCAGCTGGTATGTCGACACCGGAAGGTTATGCAAAGTTTGAGCTACCCTATTTATCGCAACTCGCACAAACTCGTGAGCTACGTGAGATACCTTTCTTTGTAGCACCGCTTAGTTACCGCACACCAAGTGGTTTCAATAAGATACTTTTACCTGAGCCACATGTTGGCTCAATTGTCATTAATATCGCTAAAAGCAACAGCGGTACACAAGAAATTGTGAGCCAGCCGGCTAAGCCAAGTGTAGTTTATAGCCAAAACGACATTAATCAGTATCAGCCACCACAGCCCACACAGCGTGTGCGTCCACAACGTGTAAAGCAGCCATCGACCACCAAGGACTACTATCCAGCATTGAATGAGCCTGTACAGAAGCAACGCGATCAATTTGAAGTCACGACTCAACGTGCCACACTGGCGCCTACGCGAGGCAACAAATTTAACTACTTCTACGAGCAAGATGCTATACGCGAGGTTAACTCACCTAAGGTCACCAAACTTGATCGCCCAAAGAAGAAACGTCCGCAGCACATAgttcaacaacagcaacaacaacaaccaattgAACAACCAGCTTTCACACAAACCATTAACAATCCATATGCTCAATTCCAGCCAGCACCTAACCAGATAATCAATGATGACATCTATAAAATTCAGCCCAACCGTCCAGCGCCTAGTACTTCCACTTCGACAAGCACCACTACCACCACAACCAGCACAACTTCAACGACTGCTGCACCCGCGCATACTTTCTTCACTTACAATCCCAATGGACAGGTCGATTATCAGCATGCTAACGGTCCTCTCTATTCTTTTGGTACCATACCAAAAGAACCAGTTGAGGAGCAGTTGCCACGTTACACCACACGTCCACCCACAAGCACTACGCCGGAGGAAGAGTATCGCATGAAACAGTATTTCCGTCAACAAGATGCTTTTCGCAATCGTCCACAATTAGTAAATCCCACAAATCCGCCTTTCGAGCAAGTACAATATACGCCTGTTGATGTAGACTATGAACGAGATGTCAATGTACCATCCACCACTCATAAGACTACATCGACAACCAAACAACGTATTACGTTCTATTCACCGTCACAATCAGCGATCTCGGGACCTGAAGATGCATACAATATAGTCTCTCCACAACGGCCGGATGTCTTAGAATTGCAGCGTGAAAAAGATGTACAGACTGAATTGAAACCGCATCGTCAGCAAGTATCTGATCAACGTCCTGCATACAATCAAAACGAGATTCCCGACAGCACCATTGAATATGAGCCCAATCCTTATCATGTACCGTCTGAATTACCACCACTCACACCAAATCTACCAGGACTAGTAAATAATTTGCAAGAGAAGGACAAACAAAATGCTATAGGTGAACTTGCTACCACAACACCAAATGAGCCAGAGCCGGAACCAGAACAGCCTACGCGACCAACTAGACGTCCACTTAATCGCGTGCGTAAGCCTCTCGTTTCTAAAGTAACTTCTTCTGTATCCTACTCTGAAACGGAAACATCTACAAAACGGCCCGCACAACGCGTGCGTCGTCCATTTGGTTCACGTGCAACAGCCAGCACAACAACTTCATCAGATGCTGAGGGAGAAATCACACCGACAACACGCCGCCCATCGTCTGCAGCACGTAATCCACTTATACGCAATCCCAATCGTATACGCTATCAACCCACACAAGAAGAACGTCAAAGCTTACGTACAAAACAGCGTAAGAAGTATGGCGAATCAGGCAAAGCTGAAGATTTGGAGTACCAACGCGATGTGTTGAATCAAAATTATCCAATCATAAAGCCATTGTCATCTCGCAAGCCATCTAGTCCAACGGCAATACCCAGTTCTTATGCCACAAACTACGGTTCGGAAGCACCGACGTCAGAAACTCAACAAGTGTATACGGTTACGCCAAGCAATACCGTAGAAACGAATGAACAGACCTTCCCAGCCGGTATGTTGGAGCCAATGCAAATCGCTCAACAATACAGTCAATACACTAAGGACAATTTCGGACCAGGTTATTTCCCCAATCAAGAGGATTTAAGTCCTACCGAACCGATCATACGCAATGAGATTAATCCAGTCTTTACCACTTTGCCGAGTACAACAAGCACCACTACcgcagcaccaacaacaacaactgaagaACCGCTAGTTACCACAAGACGTTCACCATTTATACGCCGAAATTATCCACGTTTGCGCACTACAACTACCGAACCGCCAACCACAACAACACCGGAGACCGAAACGAAAACTTCG CTACGCCCACGCATACCACCACGTAAGGTGATTAGAGTGCGCGCACGCACGCGTCGTCCACAAATTCTATCATCAACCACGTCGATTCCAGAGGACGAAGCTGAAGTCGAAGAGCCTAAGAATAATTTCCGCAAAATAAACCGTTTTAATCATGATCTGTATGAGAATGAG gCCTCACCACCACAAAGACGCAGGCAAAGACCGAACTTCCAGTTGGATGGTCAGGAATCACAATGGTCTCCAGCATTGAAATTCGGCAGCAATCACCACTTCAAACCTACCAACCCGAAAGAACAGAATAAAGAAAATGAACATAAGTTCGAGGAAGAGCCGGAAATCGTAACCATAGGACCTGATGATAACAAAAAGGCAGATAACTTTGAAGTCAACGTATCCGCAAGCTTCGGTGAGACAAAGCCATCACTTATGGGGCCTAATCTAAA gcCCGAAAAATCGTTTGCTGAACTTCTGGAAGAAGTTATGGGCAAGGCACCTGAAGAGAAACCACTCGAATCGGTAGAGGAGACTACGCAGCGTACCACAGATGGAACCTTCTTTGAGTCACAGAAAACCACGATATTCAACCGCGTTAACAGACGCAACAAATTCAAGAAACTCAGATTGCCCACAACACAAAACAGTGAAAGCTTTGAGACGGCCGAGTCGCAAGGTCTTGGTTCGCAACTGTACAATTCACTCTATGGCAAGGAAAAGTCTACAGACGAAATAGTGAAGGAACTTAAGACGACCACACCACTAACACCGGTGCCCAcaacatttacaacaacaacaaacgatcCATTAAGTACAATGAACACGAACGAGCCGACAACATCGGAGCCCTTAGAAGTCACCTCGTTTGCAACGACGCTCGCTATGGATGATGATTTGGAAAGAAGCACAATCATACCAACAGGAAATGAAGACGAAAGCGCAACCGCAGAGAGCGCTACACGACGCATGGATGAAGTAGTTGATGATCTGGAATCGCAACCGAGCATATTCTCCGAAGTCAAGAGACAACTACATGATTTATTCGCCATCGATGAATCGGAAGATCATGCGGTGACCGCGGCGTTGGCGGCAGTCGGCAAGCGCAGACAAGAATACATGAATATTAAACGCACCAAAGCCGATACGACCACACAGGCGATGAATGCCGTAACGGAAGAGGCTACAGAGCCCACCTTATCAGCGACGGCTGTGAAAACTCCGGCGGATGACCAAGCTAAAATGAACTTGATGGATAAAGTCGTCTATGCAACGTCCACTTCAATGAAAGTGACATCCGAAACGGAGATATGCTATCGTGGACGTTGTATACGTTCCGAAGATTTGCCGGCGaatcataaattgaattaa